Proteins encoded by one window of Candidatus Eremiobacterota bacterium:
- a CDS encoding ribbon-helix-helix domain-containing protein codes for MKVKTSITLSEDLLKAVDEQSGAHGSRSEFIENALRSYLGQMLRLRQNARDMDIINRKADRLNDEAEDVLSYQLIP; via the coding sequence ATGAAAGTAAAGACATCCATCACACTTTCCGAAGATCTCCTCAAGGCCGTTGATGAGCAGTCAGGAGCCCATGGGAGCCGCTCAGAGTTCATTGAGAATGCCCTGCGCAGTTACCTCGGCCAGATGCTCCGGCTCCGGCAGAACGCGAGAGATATGGATATAATCAACCGGAAGGCTGACCGACTCAATGACGAGGCCGAGGATGTCCTCTCCTACCAGCTGATTCCATGA
- a CDS encoding type II toxin-antitoxin system PemK/MazF family toxin, producing the protein MRRGELYRVLNPSPRDPKKSRVFVVVSRQVLLDSRFSTVICAPVYSSRDGLSTQVPVGTDEGLKHESSIHCDELVSLHKTALTNYIGTLSAVKIQLLNEALGIALDIGDFIL; encoded by the coding sequence ATGAGGAGGGGGGAGCTTTACCGTGTTCTCAACCCCTCCCCGCGTGATCCGAAGAAATCCAGGGTCTTCGTGGTGGTAAGCCGTCAGGTACTTCTGGATTCACGCTTTTCAACGGTGATATGCGCCCCGGTCTATTCCTCCCGTGACGGTCTGTCCACCCAGGTTCCCGTCGGCACCGATGAGGGACTCAAGCATGAAAGCAGCATCCATTGCGATGAACTGGTGAGCCTGCACAAGACCGCATTGACCAATTACATCGGCACCCTCTCTGCGGTGAAGATCCAGTTGTTGAATGAAGCATTGGGCATCGCTCTCGACATCGGCGATTTTATCCTGTGA